Proteins encoded within one genomic window of Companilactobacillus zhachilii:
- a CDS encoding response regulator transcription factor, with translation MAKILVIEDEENMAKFVQLELQHENYEVTVERDGRTGLEAALSEDWDLILLDLMLPELNGIEVCRRIRQEKNTPIIMMTARDSIIDRVSGLDHGADDYIVKPFAIEELLARIRALLRRIDLDIDVTRNNDQVLKYKNLVIDKTTQTLKRNGEVIDLTRREYDLLSALMENVGTVLSRDDLLERVWGTGSSTETNVVDVYIKYLRNKIDRAGAPSYISTVRGKGYVMRR, from the coding sequence CTTCAACATGAGAATTATGAAGTAACTGTTGAACGTGACGGTAGAACCGGTCTTGAAGCTGCGTTATCTGAAGATTGGGACTTGATCCTACTTGATTTAATGCTTCCTGAATTGAACGGTATCGAAGTTTGTCGTCGAATTCGTCAAGAAAAAAATACTCCAATTATTATGATGACTGCGCGTGATTCAATCATCGATCGTGTATCTGGTTTGGACCATGGTGCTGATGATTATATCGTTAAGCCATTTGCAATTGAAGAATTACTAGCTCGCATTCGGGCATTATTAAGACGCATTGATTTAGATATTGATGTAACAAGAAACAATGATCAAGTTCTTAAATATAAGAATCTTGTGATTGATAAAACTACGCAAACATTGAAACGTAACGGTGAAGTGATTGACCTAACTCGTCGTGAATATGATTTGTTGAGTGCTTTAATGGAAAATGTGGGAACAGTTTTAAGTCGTGATGACTTATTGGAACGTGTTTGGGGAACTGGTTCTTCAACTGAAACTAATGTTGTTGATGTTTATATCAAGTATTTACGAAATAAGATTGACCGCGCTGGTGCTCCAAGTTATATCTCAACTGTTCGTGGTAAAGGATACGTGATGCGTCGATGA